A single Nitrospira sp. DNA region contains:
- a CDS encoding ABC transporter substrate-binding protein: MQMNLREIRRSLMILALCATCLVALPVIAGAQQPARTVTDMTGRTVALPAHIERVAAVGSVPVIHSFIFTMGKADTIVNGMPLFAQGPRYKFHLRVAPQLAQQPTTQGPGGEPDIERLLALKPQVVFVMDKMLLNLLERKGFTVLFLAWREQSDVRALMRLLGQVFETEAQAEAYLDWFDDIVSRIHTAVADRPAAERPKVLFSSFKSMRSPHLIGDWWISQAGGVSVTAGGRLSEQFDFSIEHVAQWNPDVMIVNDPGEVAQVYADTRLQQVKAVQAKRVFAVPIGAHPWGYRTAEQPLMVVWTAELLYGRGVAGLDLTQETKRFYERFFHVRLTDDDVQHMLRGAP; encoded by the coding sequence ATGCAGATGAACCTGCGGGAAATTCGGCGGAGCCTGATGATCCTCGCGCTGTGTGCCACCTGTCTGGTGGCGCTGCCGGTGATCGCCGGGGCACAACAGCCGGCTCGCACCGTGACCGACATGACGGGTCGGACGGTTGCGCTGCCAGCGCACATCGAGCGTGTCGCGGCGGTCGGATCTGTTCCGGTTATCCACAGTTTCATTTTCACGATGGGCAAGGCTGACACGATCGTCAACGGGATGCCGTTGTTCGCGCAGGGGCCGCGGTACAAATTCCATCTGCGAGTCGCGCCGCAACTCGCGCAGCAACCCACCACGCAGGGCCCGGGCGGCGAGCCGGACATCGAACGGCTGCTTGCGCTCAAACCGCAGGTGGTCTTCGTCATGGACAAAATGTTGCTCAATTTGTTGGAGCGCAAAGGCTTCACCGTGTTGTTCTTGGCTTGGCGAGAACAGAGCGACGTGCGCGCCCTCATGCGGCTGCTGGGGCAGGTCTTCGAAACCGAGGCGCAAGCGGAGGCTTATCTGGACTGGTTCGATGACATCGTGTCGCGCATCCACACGGCGGTGGCCGACCGGCCGGCCGCCGAGCGTCCCAAAGTCCTGTTTTCCAGCTTCAAGAGCATGCGTAGCCCGCATCTCATCGGAGATTGGTGGATCAGTCAGGCAGGTGGAGTCAGTGTCACCGCGGGCGGCCGTCTCTCGGAGCAGTTCGACTTTTCAATCGAACACGTCGCGCAATGGAATCCCGACGTGATGATCGTGAACGATCCCGGCGAGGTGGCGCAGGTGTATGCCGATACGCGGTTGCAGCAGGTAAAGGCCGTGCAAGCGAAGCGGGTCTTTGCCGTTCCAATCGGAGCGCATCCATGGGGATATCGAACTGCCGAACAGCCACTCATGGTCGTCTGGACGGCCGAGTTGTTGTATGGCCGGGGTGTTGCCGGACTGGATCTGACCCAGGAGACGAAACGATTCTACGAGCGGTTCTTTCATGTCCGTCTGACCGACGACGACGTGCAGCACATGCTGCGCGGAGCGCCGTGA
- a CDS encoding LLM class flavin-dependent oxidoreductase translates to MRFGLFGFWENYGDNERQAYDRQLHLVSDAEELGFDEVWLAEHHFGPFSPCPSILLLAGHLAALTTRMRIGTAAVLLPYQDPIRTAEDVATVDLLSGGRFNFGVARGGPIPLQEQHFQVAPAESRAITIERLDAIRRLLHEDRVSVAGRSVCFSDVTIHPKPIQREIPIFIASSDRDFVAHATKQGYGLLGAQAWPVGRLQEIVAIAREANPEGLCSLTVLRPLVVAKSSSHAHRLADEGLGAFSAKMRGYVQPPTEPGQERTGPDPQQLKVNAIVGDPHEVREAIRALSAQVPLASLVFRPASLDQTVNRMSLRLFAEEVWPFLA, encoded by the coding sequence ATGAGATTCGGCCTCTTCGGTTTCTGGGAAAACTATGGGGACAATGAGCGACAGGCCTATGATCGCCAACTCCATCTTGTGTCCGACGCGGAGGAGCTTGGATTCGATGAGGTGTGGCTGGCAGAACACCATTTCGGGCCGTTCAGTCCCTGTCCGTCGATCCTCCTATTAGCCGGCCATCTAGCCGCGCTGACTACCCGGATGCGAATCGGCACAGCAGCGGTGTTGCTGCCGTATCAGGATCCCATCCGGACCGCGGAGGATGTGGCCACAGTCGATCTGCTCAGCGGTGGCCGGTTCAATTTCGGCGTGGCTCGCGGCGGACCGATTCCGCTGCAGGAACAGCACTTCCAGGTCGCGCCCGCGGAAAGCCGGGCCATCACCATCGAACGACTGGATGCCATCCGCCGCTTGCTCCATGAGGATCGAGTGTCGGTCGCCGGTCGGTCGGTGTGTTTCAGCGACGTGACGATTCATCCCAAGCCGATACAACGTGAGATTCCCATCTTCATCGCCAGCAGCGACCGGGATTTCGTGGCGCATGCGACCAAGCAAGGGTATGGGCTTCTGGGCGCGCAAGCCTGGCCTGTCGGTCGCCTGCAGGAGATTGTCGCAATCGCCCGGGAGGCCAATCCTGAAGGTCTGTGCAGCCTGACGGTGCTGCGGCCATTGGTCGTGGCGAAGTCATCCAGCCATGCCCATCGTCTCGCCGATGAGGGACTCGGTGCGTTTTCAGCCAAGATGCGGGGGTACGTGCAGCCTCCGACGGAACCCGGCCAAGAACGAACGGGGCCCGATCCGCAACAGCTGAAAGTGAACGCGATTGTAGGAGATCCGCACGAGGTGCGTGAAGCCATCCGAGCCCTGTCGGCACAGGTGCCCTTGGCGTCACTCGTGTTCAGACCCGCGTCTCTCGATCAGACGGTCAACCGGATGAGTCTCCGATTGTTTGCGGAAGAGGTCTGGCCATTTCTTGCATGA
- a CDS encoding ABC transporter substrate-binding protein, with the protein MLTRTSAFLLSLTVVISVLLVPGLAQAEPRDTSHMIIDMAGRHVLVPASPTRVVTAGGTPAINTFLFVMGKGHLIVNGLPRFMKGQESRWRLHTILAPQLADLPAISEPPDWVPDMERLLALRPDIAFVVDAVSAEAIQSRGVPAVVLTWKSADSVTETMALLGDIFNEPGRVQDYLDYRRQVLVRIAAAIEALPGDARPKAMYGRMDTMTQPMGTTARWLIGAAGGTPVPGSVALGALDNLPFTTEQLLAWNPSLLIVMTPAQAEQTLRDERLRHLTAVKSKQVYPVPRGGHLWTHYTPEQPLGLWWIAKLLHPDRFQSLDLEGEMKEFYSRFFGLTVSDEQVQAILSGLP; encoded by the coding sequence ATGCTCACCCGAACGTCCGCGTTCCTCCTCAGCCTCACCGTCGTCATCTCGGTGCTGCTGGTTCCAGGCCTTGCACAAGCGGAACCGCGGGACACCAGCCATATGATCATCGATATGGCGGGGCGCCACGTGCTGGTGCCGGCTTCGCCCACCCGGGTGGTGACGGCAGGCGGCACTCCGGCGATCAATACCTTCTTATTCGTGATGGGGAAAGGCCACCTGATTGTGAACGGGCTGCCACGATTCATGAAAGGCCAGGAGAGCCGATGGCGCCTGCACACGATCCTGGCCCCTCAATTGGCGGACCTGCCGGCGATTTCAGAGCCGCCTGATTGGGTGCCAGACATGGAACGCCTCCTCGCCCTGCGCCCGGACATTGCGTTTGTCGTCGATGCCGTGAGCGCCGAAGCTATTCAGAGCCGCGGGGTGCCCGCCGTCGTCCTGACGTGGAAGTCCGCCGACAGCGTCACCGAGACGATGGCGCTCCTGGGAGATATTTTTAATGAGCCAGGCCGTGTCCAGGACTATTTGGACTATCGCCGACAGGTGCTCGTGCGAATCGCAGCCGCCATAGAGGCATTGCCAGGAGACGCCCGTCCGAAAGCGATGTATGGCCGGATGGACACGATGACGCAGCCGATGGGAACCACGGCCAGATGGCTTATCGGCGCGGCTGGTGGCACGCCAGTACCCGGCTCGGTCGCGCTCGGGGCGTTGGACAATCTGCCCTTCACCACGGAACAACTGTTGGCGTGGAATCCCTCTCTCCTGATCGTCATGACCCCGGCGCAAGCCGAGCAGACCTTGCGTGATGAACGATTGCGTCATCTAACCGCGGTGAAATCGAAGCAGGTCTATCCGGTTCCCCGCGGAGGACATCTGTGGACGCATTACACCCCGGAGCAACCGCTCGGACTGTGGTGGATTGCCAAGTTGCTGCATCCGGACAGGTTTCAGTCGCTGGATTTGGAAGGGGAAATGAAGGAGTTTTACTCACGCTTTTTCGGCCTGACCGTTTCCGATGAGCAGGTGCAGGCCATCTTGTCCGGCCTGCCGTAA
- a CDS encoding TonB-dependent receptor — MNHISRFSARLLSVLILLAAVSCCGSALAWADEAPELSSARPDDSGRSEVVLEDVKIQEQAQSRGFLQPKTTQTNTETTMNREAIKTLGGPAQTSPYKVMSMLPSVLVETTDPFGLTVDQNFLRVRGQLGYTFSGLSSTVEGTPSTVNVGQASIGNLYDLDNVAAINFFRGPLPPYLGLGFGDTAGSLDLSLLRPSDQPGATFKQSFGSFDFRRTFARLDSGTLPTGTKMFGSFSYTGADKWRGEGEQRRGNGEIGIVHKFSDRLKLEVYGVYNEFRLNEYRSLSYAQASNLNSFNRFDFNPRLLGNAAQDVNFFGFNKQTFTEYNGIAALEWKPTDKSRLIIKPYYVGDHGFRQFGSANTLGAPGVVRFDITQSQYGLVTQYEHTIWDTDFVIGNWFQGIQTIPPGFSQKAFRISPTGDLQFAGWATLAKVEHRRFYSPYVSVGRRFDRLYIQTGVRYVRAEVPGVIGYNAAGVPNVDYQQAFNFNPSVNSATSVSRVSDDAFLPYFGATYSIDETKHLRFAYGRNFAYPFQGPLYSSFTGNLARFQAAGVTLQNLWDRLRLEVADNFDLGFRYTTHEWYIAPTLFYGIYHDKQVAVFDPVVNLTYQQPASRATSYGAEIEVGVTPIPNLTIFAGGSFNRFTFDDNIRTATATVVAVKGKQIPDVPYVTGKAGLTYQFMGFSLSPMARILGHRYGEVRNTQRVPSYAVMDLYINYEKELKRPSPWLPKQIFAGLSLLNLFDKRYVAIITADERNGDATPTYFPGASFTVAGTMGAKF, encoded by the coding sequence ATGAACCACATATCGCGATTCTCCGCTCGGCTTCTCTCGGTCCTCATCCTGCTCGCGGCCGTGAGCTGTTGTGGGTCGGCTCTCGCGTGGGCGGACGAAGCACCGGAACTGTCCTCCGCTCGCCCGGACGACAGCGGAAGGTCGGAAGTCGTGCTCGAAGATGTCAAGATTCAGGAACAAGCGCAATCCCGCGGATTCCTACAGCCGAAGACGACGCAGACGAATACCGAGACCACGATGAATCGGGAAGCGATCAAAACGCTCGGCGGTCCGGCGCAGACCAGTCCCTACAAAGTGATGTCCATGTTGCCTTCGGTGCTGGTGGAAACGACGGATCCGTTCGGGCTGACGGTTGATCAAAACTTTCTGCGGGTTCGCGGACAATTGGGGTACACCTTCAGCGGGCTCTCCAGCACCGTGGAAGGCACGCCCTCCACGGTCAATGTGGGGCAGGCGTCGATCGGCAATCTCTACGATCTGGACAACGTCGCAGCGATTAACTTTTTCCGTGGCCCGCTTCCACCCTACCTGGGTTTGGGATTTGGCGACACAGCCGGCTCGTTGGATCTGTCGCTGCTCAGGCCGAGCGATCAACCGGGAGCGACCTTCAAGCAGAGTTTCGGGTCGTTTGATTTCCGGCGGACCTTCGCCCGCCTGGATTCCGGGACCTTGCCGACCGGTACCAAGATGTTCGGATCGTTTTCCTATACCGGAGCCGACAAGTGGCGAGGGGAAGGCGAACAGCGGCGCGGAAACGGCGAGATCGGGATCGTGCACAAATTTTCGGACCGTCTCAAGCTGGAAGTGTACGGCGTGTACAACGAATTCCGTCTTAACGAATACCGGAGCTTGTCCTACGCGCAGGCGAGCAACCTCAACAGTTTCAATCGATTCGACTTCAATCCCCGGTTGTTAGGCAATGCGGCGCAAGACGTCAACTTCTTCGGGTTCAACAAACAGACCTTCACGGAATATAACGGCATCGCCGCGCTGGAGTGGAAACCGACCGACAAGAGCCGCTTAATCATCAAGCCGTATTACGTGGGCGATCACGGCTTCCGACAATTCGGCTCGGCGAATACCTTAGGTGCGCCCGGCGTGGTGAGGTTCGACATCACACAGTCCCAATATGGGTTGGTGACGCAATACGAACACACGATCTGGGACACAGATTTCGTCATTGGCAACTGGTTTCAAGGCATCCAGACCATCCCGCCGGGTTTTTCGCAGAAGGCCTTTCGGATCAGCCCGACTGGTGATCTCCAGTTCGCCGGCTGGGCGACGTTGGCGAAGGTCGAACACCGGCGCTTTTATAGCCCCTATGTCAGCGTGGGCCGCCGGTTCGACCGGCTCTATATCCAAACCGGCGTACGGTATGTGCGAGCCGAAGTGCCCGGAGTCATCGGCTACAATGCGGCCGGTGTGCCGAACGTCGATTATCAACAAGCATTCAATTTCAATCCATCCGTCAATTCGGCGACCAGCGTTTCACGCGTCAGCGACGATGCGTTCTTGCCCTATTTCGGCGCGACCTACAGCATCGATGAGACAAAACATCTTCGCTTCGCCTATGGGCGGAACTTTGCCTATCCGTTCCAAGGTCCCCTGTACTCGTCGTTTACCGGCAACCTGGCGAGATTCCAGGCCGCGGGTGTGACGTTGCAGAATCTGTGGGATCGACTCAGGCTGGAAGTCGCCGACAACTTCGATTTGGGATTCCGCTATACGACGCATGAGTGGTACATCGCCCCGACGTTGTTCTACGGGATCTATCACGATAAGCAAGTCGCGGTGTTCGATCCCGTCGTCAATCTCACCTACCAGCAGCCGGCGAGTCGGGCCACGTCATACGGAGCAGAAATCGAGGTCGGCGTCACGCCGATTCCGAACCTCACGATCTTCGCCGGCGGGTCCTTCAACCGATTCACCTTCGACGACAACATCCGGACCGCGACCGCGACGGTGGTTGCCGTCAAGGGCAAGCAGATTCCTGATGTCCCATACGTCACCGGCAAGGCAGGTTTGACCTATCAGTTCATGGGCTTCTCCCTGTCTCCGATGGCGCGCATCCTGGGTCATCGGTACGGCGAAGTGCGCAACACGCAGCGGGTGCCGTCCTATGCCGTGATGGACCTGTATATCAACTACGAGAAAGAACTGAAGCGTCCATCGCCGTGGCTGCCCAAGCAGATTTTTGCCGGACTGAGTCTGTTGAATCTGTTCGACAAACGATACGTGGCCATTATCACTGCCGATGAACGGAACGGCGATGCGACGCCGACCTACTTCCCCGGCGCATCGTTTACCGTCGCCGGTACGATGGGAGCGAAATTCTAG
- a CDS encoding TonB-dependent receptor, translated as MRPILRHSLCVVALSLCAGSMSGAEEVNLEDIQVRPPRTAVSIVESKQAQPRTERTVTKEGIEKLAGPGQTSIYKAIDILPSVHFETIDAYGLSTNLLNNTGGVRIRGRQGITAGFTIEGVPVWGISSPGPRSDMFDMENFSTITLYPGAVPVNKSFGAANTAGVMEATMMRPSDEFGLTFRQTYGMWDLYRSYGRVDSGQLKTGTRLFASYSYTTADKWRGAGQSPDGRTHVSMGLAQDFGRHVKFELFGDYTETVENNYRPLTFAQASNLNQFRFFDFNSTIRNAAAQDINYFGFNKQTFRGASLMGNLAIETSSTSSITLKPYYWRETRHNFTNVANLRVFQYPTSSFTTGPGIQDTINSDFQRYGAILEYKTTLFDTTFMAGVWSEWYDHPLAIKGYRPVGNGVAFDNWLVLTENDGVSQFHSPYVRFVKDVQRLHIDGGVRYLYMNEVGKNALVPTGVGDVSLDQAYAQNPARDPGASYGRRIQGQILPNLGLSYDLTDRIALYASYGRQYARPRGFPSLMSVFNQNRAAFVSQGLTLDYLVGSMRLETADKFDLGFRYKGDTWYVAPVLFYNLVHHQLINIFDTAINTSVPTAAAEGRQYGGELELGVQPLDNLSFYASGGYNKAELLDDVRTATGVFSPVKGKQSPNVPRLTIKAGATYTWNGFSVSPIFRYVGARFGDALNTEQIAPYMTVDLNLMYADRKLFEKFYMKDGFVMVSFLNLFDKKYIGVINSFDETFAGGTSYFPGAPFTVALTVGAKF; from the coding sequence ATGAGACCCATACTTCGACACAGCCTGTGCGTTGTGGCCCTGAGTCTCTGTGCCGGTTCGATGAGCGGCGCTGAAGAAGTGAATTTAGAAGATATCCAAGTGCGACCTCCGCGCACAGCGGTTTCCATCGTGGAATCGAAACAAGCGCAGCCTCGAACGGAACGCACAGTGACCAAAGAAGGAATCGAAAAACTGGCCGGGCCTGGACAAACCTCCATCTATAAGGCCATCGACATCCTTCCGTCCGTTCACTTCGAAACCATCGACGCGTACGGTCTGAGCACGAATTTGCTGAACAACACGGGCGGCGTGCGGATCAGGGGCCGGCAAGGAATCACGGCCGGCTTCACCATCGAGGGGGTGCCGGTCTGGGGCATCTCATCGCCAGGCCCACGGTCGGACATGTTCGACATGGAGAATTTCTCCACTATCACGCTCTATCCGGGCGCGGTGCCGGTGAACAAAAGTTTCGGAGCGGCGAATACCGCCGGCGTGATGGAAGCCACCATGATGCGTCCGTCCGACGAATTCGGTCTGACCTTCCGCCAGACCTACGGCATGTGGGACTTGTACCGATCCTATGGCCGCGTGGATTCAGGACAACTCAAGACGGGCACCAGGCTGTTTGCATCGTACTCCTACACCACTGCGGACAAATGGCGGGGCGCTGGACAATCTCCCGACGGACGCACGCATGTTTCGATGGGACTCGCGCAAGACTTCGGCCGGCACGTCAAATTCGAATTGTTCGGGGACTACACAGAGACCGTCGAGAACAATTATCGACCGCTGACGTTCGCGCAAGCGAGCAACCTCAACCAATTTCGATTTTTCGATTTCAACAGCACGATTCGGAACGCCGCGGCCCAGGACATTAATTATTTCGGCTTCAACAAACAGACCTTCCGGGGCGCGAGCCTCATGGGCAATCTCGCGATTGAAACGTCCTCGACGAGTTCCATCACGTTGAAACCGTACTACTGGCGTGAGACGCGTCATAACTTTACCAATGTGGCCAATCTGCGCGTGTTCCAATATCCCACGTCTTCGTTCACAACCGGCCCCGGCATTCAAGATACGATCAATTCGGATTTTCAGCGTTATGGCGCGATTCTCGAATACAAGACCACCCTCTTCGATACCACGTTCATGGCCGGCGTATGGTCCGAATGGTACGACCATCCCTTGGCCATCAAAGGCTACCGGCCCGTCGGTAATGGCGTGGCCTTCGACAATTGGCTCGTCCTGACGGAGAACGACGGGGTGTCCCAGTTTCATAGCCCGTATGTGCGGTTCGTGAAGGATGTGCAGCGTCTTCATATCGACGGCGGCGTCCGCTATCTCTACATGAACGAGGTGGGGAAAAATGCGCTCGTGCCGACGGGTGTCGGCGATGTGTCGTTGGATCAAGCCTACGCCCAGAATCCGGCCAGGGATCCAGGCGCCAGTTATGGACGCCGGATCCAGGGACAGATCCTGCCCAATCTGGGATTGAGCTACGACCTCACGGATCGTATCGCGCTGTATGCCAGCTACGGTCGGCAATATGCGAGGCCGAGAGGTTTCCCTAGCCTCATGAGCGTGTTCAATCAGAATCGAGCGGCGTTTGTCAGTCAAGGTTTGACCCTCGACTATCTGGTTGGGTCGATGCGCTTGGAAACCGCCGACAAGTTCGATCTGGGATTCCGTTACAAGGGGGACACGTGGTACGTGGCTCCGGTCCTGTTCTACAACCTGGTGCATCACCAGCTCATCAATATCTTCGATACCGCCATCAATACCTCCGTACCGACGGCTGCTGCGGAAGGCCGGCAATACGGCGGAGAATTGGAACTGGGCGTCCAACCGCTCGACAACCTCTCTTTCTATGCCTCCGGCGGATACAACAAGGCCGAACTCCTCGACGATGTCAGGACCGCCACAGGGGTCTTTTCCCCGGTCAAGGGGAAGCAATCGCCCAATGTGCCGCGTCTCACAATCAAAGCCGGAGCGACCTATACCTGGAACGGTTTCTCCGTCTCGCCGATCTTCCGCTACGTCGGCGCTCGTTTCGGCGATGCGCTGAATACAGAACAGATCGCGCCCTACATGACGGTGGATCTGAACCTGATGTATGCCGATCGCAAGCTGTTTGAAAAGTTCTACATGAAGGACGGCTTCGTGATGGTGAGCTTCCTCAACTTGTTCGATAAGAAATACATCGGGGTGATTAATTCATTCGATGAAACGTTCGCCGGCGGGACATCGTACTTTCCCGGCGCTCCCTTTACCGTGGCATTGACGGTGGGAGCCAAATTTTAA
- a CDS encoding LLM class flavin-dependent oxidoreductase — MKFGLSGCGAGFESLMPAQWPIFAQMAEAAGFESLWLNEEHFQRPRDGRGRFCFSPLIAAAQLAAHTQHIRIGFSVLLLPLHHPVRLAEEIATLDVMSGGRIDFGVSRGGNRDYSTAFGVDPDMGRKEFERDLSTLIQCWSPGEVCVNGRSFDVQPKPLQQPNPPIYIGTYNESTAAWAAREGHRLIQHGIQSLPNICRIVRAFETEGGDVHHVPIGRFVYVGISDEAARQELLPVLHLLTERLRKAGIPAKPGTLMESDLEVERFYQHMVIAGGPATCRTRLLELTHLTGSRHVNCLMGFFGYLPPDLLRRSLRLLSDEVMPYFGSAHDAPFASSSPFPST; from the coding sequence ATGAAATTTGGTCTTTCAGGATGCGGTGCAGGATTCGAATCGCTCATGCCGGCGCAGTGGCCTATCTTTGCGCAGATGGCCGAAGCGGCGGGGTTCGAGTCGCTCTGGTTGAACGAAGAACACTTTCAACGTCCACGGGATGGCCGGGGGCGGTTCTGTTTTTCTCCCTTGATTGCGGCGGCGCAGCTGGCCGCGCATACACAGCATATCCGCATCGGATTCTCGGTGCTGCTTCTTCCACTTCATCATCCCGTCAGGCTGGCAGAGGAGATTGCCACGCTGGACGTGATGAGCGGAGGGCGCATCGATTTCGGCGTGTCTCGCGGCGGGAACCGGGACTATTCCACGGCATTCGGGGTCGATCCGGACATGGGCCGCAAGGAGTTTGAGCGGGACCTCTCCACGCTGATCCAGTGCTGGTCACCGGGAGAGGTGTGCGTGAACGGGAGGTCGTTCGATGTGCAACCGAAACCGCTGCAGCAGCCCAATCCGCCCATCTACATCGGAACCTACAATGAAAGCACGGCCGCGTGGGCCGCTCGCGAGGGCCATCGCCTGATTCAGCACGGGATTCAATCGCTCCCCAATATCTGCCGAATCGTTCGGGCGTTCGAGACGGAAGGCGGCGATGTCCATCATGTCCCGATCGGCCGCTTTGTCTATGTCGGGATCAGCGATGAGGCGGCCAGGCAGGAGCTCTTGCCGGTGTTGCACCTCTTGACGGAACGATTACGCAAGGCAGGCATCCCCGCGAAGCCCGGAACCCTGATGGAATCGGATTTAGAGGTTGAGCGATTTTACCAGCACATGGTCATTGCCGGCGGGCCGGCGACTTGCCGCACCCGGTTGCTGGAACTCACCCATCTCACCGGTAGCCGTCACGTCAACTGTCTGATGGGATTCTTTGGATACTTGCCGCCAGATTTGCTGCGGCGCTCCCTCCGGCTGCTGTCAGACGAAGTGATGCCCTATTTTGGGTCGGCGCATGATGCGCCCTTCGCAAGTAGCAGCCCGTTCCCCTCAACGTAA
- a CDS encoding Crp/Fnr family transcriptional regulator codes for MNRPADRTSPCCTTQKKTGHENIFEMDGHQLEDFHRIRIPLSYQANQVVFYEGHLSIGLYMLCSGKVKLTRSSYKGQRLIVRILEAGEIIEKHAFAQNSVHQTTCETLEPCKICLIERKAYLDLVRRDSTLALKLIELLSSEVRSNLTQLDAFTFKNARERLAATLIELARRFGSDGEDGIQIGMSLKREELAEMTGITPETLARLLGAFQTEKLLLAQGKLITLTNLPRLLRLSRGRASDLQEPAVNAEPVLL; via the coding sequence ATGAACAGACCAGCCGACCGCACTTCACCCTGCTGCACCACACAGAAAAAGACAGGCCACGAAAATATTTTCGAGATGGATGGCCATCAGCTCGAAGATTTTCACCGCATTCGAATTCCACTGTCCTATCAAGCAAACCAAGTCGTCTTTTATGAAGGACACCTCAGTATCGGCCTCTACATGCTTTGCTCCGGGAAGGTGAAATTGACACGCTCCTCCTACAAGGGGCAGCGCTTGATTGTCAGAATTTTGGAGGCCGGCGAAATCATCGAGAAACATGCGTTTGCGCAAAACTCCGTCCACCAGACCACGTGTGAAACCCTTGAGCCCTGCAAGATTTGCCTGATCGAGCGAAAGGCGTACCTGGATCTCGTCAGGCGAGACAGCACCTTGGCCCTCAAGCTCATTGAATTACTCAGTAGCGAAGTGCGATCGAACCTGACCCAGCTGGACGCCTTTACGTTCAAGAACGCGCGCGAGCGGTTGGCAGCCACGTTGATCGAGCTCGCCAGGCGGTTTGGATCGGACGGGGAGGATGGCATTCAAATTGGTATGTCGTTAAAACGGGAAGAGCTGGCAGAAATGACCGGGATCACGCCCGAGACGCTGGCTCGTCTATTGGGAGCATTTCAGACGGAAAAACTTCTGCTGGCACAGGGTAAACTCATCACTCTGACTAACCTCCCCAGGCTCCTCAGGTTGTCTCGGGGGCGGGCATCCGATCTTCAGGAGCCCGCCGTGAATGCGGAGCCGGTCCTGCTGTAA
- the modA gene encoding molybdate ABC transporter substrate-binding protein, translated as MRAGFRIRGLVSLVGLLIGLGAVIEPVQAQPETITIAAANSLKDALRKVLPLFEAERRNITVRVIYGPSQTLRNQIEQGAPVDIFLPSLFEEIDQLEGKGLIIQGTKRAFAATSLVLITGTTLPAPISSIQDLQTTPIRRIAVGDPKTSSVGKVAAQFLKYSKLEPKLKSQYVLGEHSRAVLDLVAKGEAEIGVVYRTDAISNPSVRILDTAPVGSHTPVRYGVAAAWTAQNISAAGDFIEFLLSPTIQTLLQEFGFDRVSPEVGFAQREEVKP; from the coding sequence ATGAGAGCAGGATTTCGAATCAGAGGACTAGTCAGCCTAGTCGGTCTCTTGATCGGGCTGGGTGCCGTGATCGAACCGGTCCAGGCACAGCCGGAGACCATCACCATCGCAGCCGCCAATAGCTTGAAGGACGCCCTACGGAAAGTCCTTCCGTTGTTCGAAGCGGAACGCCGAAACATCACTGTGCGGGTGATTTACGGTCCATCGCAAACACTCCGCAATCAAATCGAACAGGGGGCCCCGGTCGATATTTTCCTGCCGTCGCTGTTCGAGGAAATCGATCAACTGGAAGGCAAGGGGCTGATCATTCAAGGGACCAAACGCGCGTTCGCGGCGACCTCGCTGGTCCTGATCACAGGGACGACTCTCCCCGCTCCGATCAGCTCGATTCAGGACCTGCAAACCACTCCGATTCGCCGTATCGCCGTTGGCGACCCGAAAACTTCTTCGGTGGGAAAAGTCGCCGCGCAGTTTCTAAAGTACAGCAAGCTCGAGCCGAAGCTGAAGTCACAATACGTGCTCGGTGAACACTCTCGAGCCGTCCTCGACCTGGTGGCCAAAGGCGAGGCCGAAATCGGCGTGGTCTATCGTACCGACGCGATTTCCAATCCAAGCGTTCGTATCCTCGATACCGCACCCGTCGGCTCCCACACTCCGGTGCGGTATGGCGTCGCCGCCGCCTGGACGGCACAGAACATCTCTGCCGCCGGCGATTTCATTGAATTTCTCCTGAGTCCTACGATCCAAACCCTATTGCAGGAATTCGGATTCGACCGCGTGTCTCCCGAAGTCGGATTCGCTCAACGAGAAGAGGTGAAACCATGA